From the genome of Thermaerobacter marianensis DSM 12885:
GACGAACTGGCGATAGGGCTCACCGAGGAAGCGGCCCGGCGTCCCGTTGACGGTCCGTGCCGCCCGGGGGTGTCCGCCGCCGGCTTCGGCATCCGGCCCCGGGTCCGGTGCGGCGGCCGTCCCGGCCCCGGGGCCACCCGCCGGTCCATCCCCCCGTTCGCCCGCTGCGTCCGCCCTCTCGGGCTGCGTGACTCCCGCGCCCCCCGCCAGCAGGGCGATCGCCGCGCCCTGCAGCGACGGCAGCGGCGGCAGCAGCGCCCGTTCCTCCGCCACGGAAAGGTCCCGGGTGAGGGCCGCCAGACCCTCGGCGTACTTGCGGGCGATCTCCGCCCGGGCGTACCCCTGGGCCCAGGCCGTCACCTCGGGGGTCACGAAGGGGTTGCCGTCCCGGTCGCCGCCGATCCAGCTGCGGAAGGCGAGGGGCGGGGGAAGAACCGGCCGCCGCCCATAATAGGCGGCCACCGCCTGTTCGAGGGCGTCCATCAGCCGCGGCACGGCCTCCCAGAGGGTGGTGGGCAGGTAGTAGAGCCCGCCCCGGACCTCGTCCTCCACCCGGGGCGGTGCCGGCCGCAGCTCGCGGGTGGTCCAGAGGAGCGTCACCCGCGCCAGGACCTCGGGCAGCTGGGCCTCCCCGCGCTCCAGCCGGTCCAGGGTCCGGTTGAGCTCCAGCAGGTGGTGGCGCAGGGTGCGCCGGCGGGTTTCCGTGGGATGGGCGGTGAAGGTCAGCACCAGCCGGGCCGAGGCAAGGAGCCTCACGACGTCGTCGTAGCTCAGGCCCCGGGCCTTGAGCTGGCCGACCAGGGCCAGCAGCGACTCCGGCCGCGGGTGGTCGGGCGTGCTGGCCCGCTCGCGCTGCCGGTTCACCCGCACCCGGTGCCGCTCTTCCGCCAGGTTGACCAGGTGGAAGTAGGTCGAGAAGGCCCGGATCAACCCCTCCGCCTCGGTCACCGAGAGACTGCCCACCTGAGCTCGGAGCGCCTTGCGCGCCGCCTCGTCGCCGGGATGCTGGCGCAGGTGCTTGGTGCGGGCGCGGATGTCCTCCTCGAGCTCGAAGAGGCGGTCGCCGGAGAGGCGGCGGATCGCCTCGCCCAGGGCACGCCCGAGGAGGTCGACCTCTTGCTTCAACAGGGGGTAGAGGTCTTCCTCGCTGCGGCTGCGATACGCCGGTTCGCCATGTTCGGGTGCGCCATGTCCGGATGGGTATACCGCCGTGGAATCGGCCATGGAGGTCCGCCTCCGCTCGGGGTGCCGCCGTGTCGGGACCGGTTCCGTCCGGCTGCTGCGCCTGGTCCGCTGAGGTCTTACCCCATTTATACCGGACGAGCGGTGACCCGCAACCGGTATGGCCCCGACCGAAGGCGCCCCCAAGCTGGATGTGGCCATCCGAAGTAGGTGCGGCGTCACCGACGATCTTCATCACCGCGCCGGGGTGTCGACGGCCGCCGGGGCTTGCACCGACCCGAACGCGGAGCCCAGGGGTGGGACGCCCCGCCTCGCACCCCGTCCCCCTCTGGAGCGTAGGACCACCCCGCACCGGCACCCCGGTCCCCCCGCGGGACAGACGCCCACCCGTCCCCGCAGCCCCGTCCCCGCAAGACGGGCCGCCAAGGCTTTGACGACCGCCTTCACCCGTTCGGGCGGCACCAAGGCCAGCACGCTGGGCCCGGCGCCGCTCAGGCAGGCACCATCGGCCCCCGCCGCGACGGCCCGGCGGATGAGATCGTCGAGCCAGGGGAAGAGGGCCATCCGGTACGGCTGGTGCAGGCGATCCTGCATCGCCTCGCCCAGCAGGTCCCCGCTCCCGGTGGTCAGGGCGTACACCAGGAGGGCGGCCCGGGCGGCGTTGAAGGCGGCATCGACGTGGTCCACCGCCTGCGGCAGCGCCTGACGCGCCTCGTGGGTGAAACTGCTCGTGGCCGGGACGGCCAGCACCGCCATCCATGACCCGCCCAGGGGCACCTGCACCGCCCGCCACCGGCCCTCCGCGTCCCGCCACGCCACCACCGCCCCACCGTATAGCGCCGCGGCCACGTTGTCCGCGTGCCCCTCCAAGTCCGCCGCGATCTGCAGGAGATCGTCCCGGCCCAGCGGGCGCCCCGCCCTACGCAGCCACTGGTTGGCGACCGCCAGGCCGGCGACGATGGCCGCAGCACTCGACCCCAACCCCCGGGCGGGAGGAATGGTGCTGCGAACGGCCAGGCGCCAGGCGGGCGGGTGGGCCAGCCCGGCCCGGGCGAAGGCAGCACAGATGGCGCGGACCACCAGGTTCTCCTCAGGGGGGGCCGCGGCCGGACCGCGGCCGCGAAGGTTCCACCGGACCTCCTGTTCGTCACAGGTCCACCGCCGCGGATCCACTTCCGCCGGCCTGAGCCATGCGCGCAGTTCCCATCCCGGCAGCGCCAGGCCGAGGCAGTCGAAACCGGGCCCCAGATTGGCACTGGTAGCCGGTACTCGGGCCCAGGCGACCGCCCGCACGGGAACCGCCTCGGGTGGCATCCGTGTGCCCTCGCCCCGAGGCCATCCCTTCGCCCGGGCCGCGGTGCCCTGGTCGTTCCCAGGCGACCCCCGAAGAGGGGGCTTCACGCCTGCTTCGCGACCTTCGCCGCCGGCAGGCTCCCCCGGCTCTTCCCCCCGGTCACGGCCCCCCGCCCCCTGCGGACCACGATGGTCCTGCCCTTCATCGGGACCGCCACGGCCGCCCACCCTGTTGCGCCCGCGGCGGTCCCCCGCCCCTCGTCGCCAACCCCGTCCCGATGGTCCTCGCCCGTCTTTCATCCCGACCGACCTCCCACGGGTACCGAAAGCAAGTGCCGCACGATGGCGTCGGGTTCGAGGGCCTCGGCTTCCAGCGCAGCGAGGTCCGCCGGCGCCGGCCCGCCCTGACCTGCCCGGGCAGCCCGCAAGGCCGTATCGACGTCCTTCAAACCGTGCCCCGTCAGCACGCACACCACGGGCCCCTTCGGCACCTCCCAGCCGGGTTCGTCCCCTTGGGCCAGCTTGAGCAGGCCCGCCACGGAGGCCGCCGAGGCCGGCTCGGCGAAGACCCCTTCCCGCCGGGCCAGGAGCCGCTGGGCCGCCAGGATCTCGTCGTCGCGGACCGCCAGCACCCGCCCGCCGGTCTCCCGCACCGCCGCCAGGGCCCGCTCCCCGTACACGGGCCGGCCGATGCGGATGGCCGACGCCACCGTCTGCGGCCGGTCGACGGGCTGACCGCGGACCAGGGGCGCCGCCCCCTCGGCCTGGACCCCGTAGAGCCGCGGCATCCGCCGGAGGCGTCCGGCCGCCGCGTAGGCGGAAAACCCCATGTGGTAGGCGGTGATATTGCCGCCGTTGCCCACGGGGAGGAACACGGCCGCCGGTTCGTCCAGGCCGAGGGCGGCCAGCTGGTCCGCCACCTCGAAGGCGGCCGTCTTCTGGCCCTCGAGGCGGTCAGGGTTGAGGGAGTTGACCAGGACCAGTTCCGGCCGCTCGGCCACCACCTGCCGCACCGCGGCCAGGGCGTCGTCGAAGCTGCCCCGCACGGGCAGGATCCGCGCCCCGCAGGCCACGGCCTGCCCCACCTTGCCCGCCGCCACACCCCCCGCCGGAAGCACCAGCCAGCAGTCCATGCCCGCCCGGGCCGCGTAGGCGGCCGCAGCCGCCGCCGTGTTGCCCGTGGAAGCGCAGATCACCGCCCGGGCGCCCCGGGCCCGGGCGCAGGTCAGGGCGATGGTCATGCCCCGGTCCTTGAAGGATCCCGTCGGGTTGGCCCCCTCGAACTTGAGGAACACCGCCGGCGGCCGCCGGTCGGGGGGCAGTTCCTGCAGCAGCCGGTCCGCCCGGATCAGCGGCGTGTCGCCTTCACCCAGGGTAAGCGGCTCCGCTCCCGGCGGTACCGGGAGCCAGTCGCGGTAGCGGGCGATGATGCCCTGGCGCGGGACGTCTGGGACGCGGCGGTTCATCTCGTCCGACCCCTCTCCCTGGTGCAAAATCAAACGGCCTCGCGTCCCGTTAGGGACGCGAGGCCGTGCTCGCGCGGTTCCACCCTACTTGATCCCCGGGTCTTGGTGCCCCGCGGCGGCCCCACCCCACCGGGCCCACCGGCCGGACCGGACGACCCGGTCACCGAGCCGCGCCGCCATGGTGGAGAGCACGCCGAGGCACGTCCCCGTGGATCCCCTCGTCGCCCGTAAGGGGGGCTGCCCCGCCTGGCTACTCCCGCGTGCGGACGGCTCGTCACGGCGAAGGGGGGTGCATCGAAGTCGGGCCGGCCTGACGTTCCGTCCTGCCCCGGTTTTGCCCGCCCGCCGTCGGGTCCCGCCCCGTCCTGCGATGGTGCCGGCATGGGGATGCAGGCCGGCGGTGCCCCCGGCAGACGGCAATCGGTACGCGGTTTCACCGGCGGCTCCCGGAGGGTTTTCGGCCCGGCCAGGTGCGGGGGCTCTCAGCCGCGACCCCCGTCTCTGGACACCGGCTGGGGGCCTACTCGTTCCGGTCATCGCGCACGCCGAGATGACGCATTCCCTTGGTCCGGACGGCCTTGGGAACGCTTTTGCGGGATTATAGGGCCTGGCCGGACTCGGGTCAAGGGGTGTGACCGATCCGGCGAGCCCCCATCGGTACCGAATGGAAGGTCCGAATGGAAGGTCGGAGCGGTCAGGCCCCCACCCGGGTCGCAAACCGGTCGAGAATCACGCCCCATCCGCCACCGAAGGCCTGCTCGGCCCCCGTGCCTGCCTCGCCGAGGCGCTCCCAACCCCGGTGCTCCAGCTCGACGCGGGTGCCGGTACCCTCGGGATGAAACCGGACCTCCACCTCGGTGGGTCCGGCCCAGTTGGCCTGGTTCCAGGTGAACACCACCCGGTGGGGCGGATCGTAGACCAGGACCCGGCCGATCTCGTGCTCTTCGCCGTCCCGGAACCGCTCGTAGAACCGCCCGCCGGCAAAGCCTTCGAGAATCAGGTCTCCGGCGCGGTCGCCGCCGTAGGAGAACTGCTCCAGCGGCCACCACTGGCCGATACCGGCCGTGAAGCGGTCAAAGACGTCCTCCACGGGCCTGCGGACGACAACGCTGCGTCGAATCATCCCTCACCGTCCCCCTCGACGTGGCGGCGGAAGTGCTCCAGGGCGACGTCCCAGGTCCTGGCCACCTGGTCCAGCCACCTGCGCACCTCGGCAAACCCTTGCGGGTGAAGGCGGTAGAGCCGGCGCCGCCCCGACTTTTCGACCTCGACCAAGCCCGCAGCCACGAGGACGGCCAGGTGCTTCGACACCGCCGGCCGGCTGATGGGGAGCGGTCTTGCCAGGGTGCCCACATCCTGCGGCCCCGACCGGAGCACGGTGACGATATGGCGCCGCGTCGGGTCCGCCAGGGCCGCGAACGCGCGATCGAGATCCATGACCTAACGGTAACCGTTTGGTTACCAATTGGTCAAGACCCCTTTGCCACAAGGTTGAAGAGCGTGGTGCTTGCGTCGTACTCCACAAATGCTTGCCGCGATCGTGCTTCCCGATTCGATCCGGGCAGGAACCGCCTCTCCCCCCGCCGTATCCGGTGGGCAACGAGGCTGGGCAACCGGTGGACCGGGGATCACCGCGGCAGCGGGCCGTCCGCAGCGATGGGCCGGAGGAACCGGATGCCACCGGCCGGCCGGATCACCTTCACGGGGGGATGCGCGGTGGTAGACGAAGGGGTCGAGGTGGCGGGCCCCGAGCCCGCCGCCGGGGCGCTGCTGGCGGAGCGGCCGGTTCCTCCGCGGAAGCTTTCCGGGCAACCGCTCTTGGACGGGCCGAACCCGGCGGCCTACGCCGCCTACCGGGCCCGGGCCGAGGCCGATGCCGATACCTACTGGGCGGAGATGGCGGGCGAGCTGGAGTGGATGGCGCCCTGGACCCGGGTCCGCACGGGGGACCTGCCTGACTTCAAGTACTTCGTCGGCGGGCTGACCAACGTGAGCCTCAACTGCATCGACCGCCACCTCCGGAACGGCCGGCGCAACCAGGCGGCGATCGTCTGGGAGGGGGAGCCGGGCGACCGCCGGGTGTGGACCTACCAGATGCTTCACGACGAGACGTGCCGGCTGGCGCATGCTCTTCGGCGGGCCGGGATCGGCAAGGGCGACGTGGTGGCCATCTACCTCCCCAACCTGCCCGAGACCTTCGCCGCCATCCACGCCTGCTACCGCATCGGCGCTGTTTATAACGTGATCTTCTCGGGTTTCTCGCCCGACGCCATCCGCTCGCGCCTGGAAGATTCCCGGGCGCGGGTGGTGATCACCGCCGACGGCAGCTACCGCCGCGGGCGGTTCCTCCCGCTGAAGGAGACCCTGGACCAGGCCCTGGAAGGGCTCGACTTCGTCGAAAAGGTGGTGGTCGTGCGGCGGGCCGGCGCCGAGGTCCCCATGACCCCTGGCCGCGACGTGTTCTACGACGACTTCGTTGCCGGCATGCCGGCCGATTTCCCGCCCGAGCCCCTGGAGGCCAACGAGCCCGGGTTCATCATCTACACCAGCGGCACCACGGCGAAGCCCAAGGGCCTGGTCCACGCCGGCGTGGGCTTCCTGGTCGGCACCTACGCCAACGTCAAGTGGTCGCTCAACCTGCAGCCGGACGATATCTACTGGTGCACCGCCGACGTGGGCTGGCTGACCTTCCCCATCTTCGCCCTGGTGGGCGGGCTGGCCCACGGCGCCACCCACGTGGTGTACGAGGGGGCCCTGGACTACCCCCACCCGGGCCGGTTCTACCAGATGATCCAGCGGTACCGGGTGAACAAGGTCTTCACGGCCCCCACCGCCCTGCGGATGCTGAGCCGGGCGGGGGCGGAATGGCCGCGCCGGTACGACCTGCGCAGCCTGGAGCTCATCGCCCTGGTGGGGGAGCCCCTGGATCCCGAGACCTGGCACTGGGTGCGCCGGCACGTGGGTGACGGCGCGGTGGAGATCAACAACACCTACGGCCAGACGGAGACGGGCACGGCCTGGATGTCGGGCATCGCGGGCGTCACCGCCTCGCGGCCGGGTTCCTGCGGGCTGCCCTTGCCCGGCTACCGCTGCCAGGTGGTGGACGCCGCGGGCCGGCCGGTTCCTCCGGGGACCACGGGCTACCTGGTGATCACCGGCCCCTTCCCGTGCCTGGCGCGGACCATCTGGGGCGACCATCCGCGGTACCTGGACACCTACTTCTCCCGCTTCCCCGGCCGGTACTTCACCGGCGACGCCGCCATGTACGACGCCGACGGCCACCACTGGGTCCTGGGCCGCGTGGACGACGTGATCAACGTGGCGGGGCACCGCCTGAGCACCATGGAGATGGAGAGCGCCCTGATCAACCACCCCATGGTGGCGGAAGCGGCGGTGGTGGGCATGCCGGATCCCGTCAAGGGCACGGTGCCGGTGGTGTTCGCCGTGCTGCGCACCGGGGTGACGCCCCCGCCCGACATCGAGGAGCAGTTGCGGGAGGAGATCGCCCGCCGCATCAGCCCCATCGCCCGGCCAGCACGGGTGTACGTGGTCGACGCCATGCCCAAGACCCGCAGCGGCAAGATCATGCGGCGCCTCTTGCGGGAGGCGGTGACGACCGGGCAGGTGACAGGCGACACCACCGCCTTGGAGGATCCGGAGGTGCTCGAGCGGATCCTGGCGCGGGTGGAACCGATGCCGGGACGAACCGGCTGAGCCGAAGGGGGCTGGGCCGGTGGAGGCCCCAGCCCCCTTACGCATCGTCTTTGGCACGGCTCGCAGCGGCTTCGGCCTCCAGTTCCTCCAGCACCGCCACGGCCCGCCGCACGTGGGGAATCGTGATCGACCCGCCCACGATCAGCGCCACGCCGAAGATCTCGAAGAACTCGTCCCGGGTGACGCCTTCGTTGTGGCACTGGATCATGTGGTAGGTGACGCAGTCGTCGCACCGCAGGACCAGCGACGCCACCAGCCCCAGCATCTCCTTGACCTTGCTGGACAGCGCCCCGGGCTTGTAGGCCTGCCCGTCCAGATTGAAGAACCGGCGTACCACCAGGTTGTCGTGGGCCAGGATCTTCTCGTTCATCTCGGTGCGGAAGCGGTGGAACGCATCGAGCCGCTCGCCCATGTGAGGCATCACTCCTTGACCTCGTGATGGTGATGGCGGCCTCGTGGTGACCTCCCGGCGTCGGCCCGGGTAGGGCGGGATCGGGGGACGGCACTAGTCGAGAGCGGCCGTCGGATGGCGTCCAACGGATAGCGTATACTGACCGGTGCCAAGCGCGCACCATCCACCCACCCGTGCTGGTCGTTTACCGGCTGCCGACCAATACGTGGAGATTCGCAATGGTTCTCCGGTGGTCCTGGGTGCTGCTGTACGTCGAGTTCACGGAGCGGGCGGACATTCTAGCAGGTGAGCTGCTGACCGAGTGAACCCCTAAACAGCCGCACTAAGCCTGGCAGCGTAACAACGGCCTATTGCGGCCACCGTCTCGGCGAGGTGGTGCCGATCAGCACCTACTGGCTTGGCAATCTCAAGGGCGCAGGAAAGGCCTGGGAATTCCCAGTCAGCGACGCATACGGCTGTTCGCCCCAATCGACCTGGGCCGTCTGGCTCCACGCGTCCATGAGAGGGAGGTAGGGCTCCGTCCCGGGGCGGCGTACCCGTGCGACGAATTACCGCATCGCGGACTCCGCACCCTGAAAACCGTACTGCTCCACCAAGCGCTGGCCGAACCACCGGCCGTATGAGGGTGCTTTCGCGGCGCCGCCTGTTTCGACTAAGCTGGGGATCCATGTGTCTGCTTGTTCGGCTGTTATCGCGTGACCGTTACTGGCGTCATAGTGATAACTCCACCAACCGGCCCGTCCACCATAGATGGGTCCAAGGCTCGTCAACTACGCCCACGTTGATGGCCCGTGACGTCGTACGAACGGCGAATTCAAAAGATCTTCCCAGGGTTCAGGACATTCCGGGGATCCAGGGTTTTCTTGATCGCCCGCATTACCGCCAAAGCTTGACCGTGCTCGTCATTCAGGTACTTCTTCTTACCCATCCCGACTCCGTGCTCACCCGTACACGTTCCACCACGAGCAAGGGCGTGTTGCACGATCGCTGCGTTGACCCGTTCCGCCCGGGCGACATCCTCAGGATCATCAGGGTCAACCATGAAAACGGCATGGTAGTTGCCGTCTCCCACGTGGCCGAAAATGGCAGCCTGGATACCGTGTTCCTCTGCTGTGCGCCGGGCGTGACGGATGGCCTCAGGAAGGTGGGAGATCGGCACGCAAACGTCGGTGATCATCATCTTCTTCCCGGGCGAGGCCGCGGCAATGGCCAGGGCGGCATGATGGCGCGCCTCCCAGAGCCTCTCGCGAGCCTTCTCGTCGCTCTCAAACTCGAACCCCAGGCCGTCCTCGGTGGCCGCCAAGTCCCGGGCAAAGTCCACATCCGCCCGGACCGCAGCTTCCGGGCCGCTGAACTCGAGGAAAAGAGTGGGACGTTCAGGATAGTTGGTCCCCTTGTAGGAGTTGACCGCCTGTACGGTGGCATCGTCTACCAGTTCAACCCGTGCTACCGGCACCCCGGCCCGGATCAGGCCCACGGCAACCCGAGCCGCCGCATCAACCGACGGAAAGGTAGCGCGCGCCGCCACCACATACTCCGGCAGCGGGTAGACCCGCAATGTCGCTTCCGTAATGACCCCAAGGGTCCCCTCCGAACCGACGAACAGGCCGGTCAGGTTATAGCCGGCCGACGACTTCACGGCCAGGCTGCCCGTGCGGATGATGGTCCCGTCGGCGAGCACCACTTCCAGGCCGAGCACTTGATGCCGCATCGCACCGTACCGTACCGCGCTGGTGCCGCTGGCGTTGGTGGCAATCATGCCTCCAATGGTGGCATCGGCGCCAGGATCCACCGGGAAGAACAGGCCGTCCCGTGCCAGACGTTGGTTAAGGCGCGAGCGGGGCACCCCCGCCTGCACGCGGACGACGAAATCATCAGGGCGTACCTCGACGATCTCATTCATACGGGTCAGATCCAGGCTGATGCCGCCCTTTACAGGCACCACGTGGCCTTCCAGGCTGCTGCCCGCACCGAATGGAACCACCGGGATGCCATGCTCGTTGGCGAACCTCAGGATGGCACTGACCTCCTCCGTCGTCTCCGGGAAGACCACGGCACTCGGAAGCCGCGGTGCATGGTAACTGAAGTCGTGGCTATGATTCTCGAGCACTGCATGGCTCGTACTCACCCGGCGCGGGTCAGGTAGCAGTCGCCGCAGCTCGTCGATCCAACCACTTGTGGAAGTGACACCCAATTTGTTTACCTCCATATCTGTTTTCAGATAAAGGGAGTGTTGACAAGGAACGCATTACCCAAGCGCCCGTTGCGCCTGCCCTATTGGTCACCGCTGGAGACCGGCTTCCAGTTGCCCGTACCCTCTTGGGCCAGCCAGGTGCGCCGTGCGTATCTGACCATAGCGGACAGAATCGGCCAGCCCAACGCCAGTAGCGCCAGGATCATCAACACCCCGGAAATCGGCCTGGTGAAGAAGATCGCCCAGTCGCCGTGCGCCATCGTTAGGGATTGGCGAAGGTTGTTTTCGAAGAGCGGCCCGAGAACGAGGCCCAGTACGAGTCCCGGCAAGGGATAGCCCAAGCGACGCAGCCCGTAGCCCACGAGCCCGAACAAAGTCATTATATACACGTCCTGGAGGTCGTTCTTCAGCGCGTAGGCCCCCACAAAACAGAATAGGACTACGAACAGCGAGAGAATACGGTACGGCACGCGCAAGACCGATGCAAACAAGGGAATAGCAAACAGGTTTAACACAACCAATAGCACGTTGCCCAAGTACATGCTCGCAATCAAACCCCAAGCAAAATCCGGATGTTCGGCTAACAGCAACGGCCCTGGCCTAAGCCCCCAGAGGAGAAATCCGCCTAAAAGGATCGCTGTCGTTCCCGAACTCGGAATACCCAGGGTCAGCAACGGGATCATGGCTGCTACCGATGCAGCGTTGTTAGCCGATTCGGGCGCCGCGACGCCCTCTATCGCCCCTTTGCCAAACTCCTCAGGGTGGCGGGAGACTCTCCGCTCAAGGCCATAGGCCATAAAGGACGCCAGCGTGGCGCCGGCACCCGGAAGTAGACCGACGAAGAATCCGACCAGTGTGCCGCGTACAATTGCCCATCGGGAGCGTACCCATTCGACGGCGTTAGGCAGCACGTTGCGCCAGCTCAAATCTGCGGGTATCAGAGCCCGATTTCGGCTATCCGAGAGCCCCATCAGCACTTCGCCAAGGCCGAACAGACCAATGGCCACGGGGAGGAATTCAATTCCGTCGAGCAGGCTCGCCTGGCCGAACGTAAAACGCGGAAGCCCTGACTGAATGTCGATGCCCACGGTCGAGAGTAACAATCCAAGTACGACCATCGCCAGGCCCTTCAAAGGCGAAACGTCAGTCACGGCCGCCACAGCAGTGAAACCAAGCAGGATTAAAGCAAAGTACTCGGGCGGGCCGAAGCTCAGCCCAACACGCGTAAGCGGAAGACTCAAGAGGGTCAGCATGATAACGCCGAAGGTACCCGCGACGAATGATCCGATCGCTGCAATTCCCAGAGCCTTTCCCGCTCGGCCCTTCAACGCCATTTGATAGCCGTCCAGCGTTGTTACGACCGTTGCGGAGTCTCCTGGAGTATTTATCAACACCGAGGATATGGTACCACCGTACATACAACCATAATAGATACCCGCCAGCATGATGATGGCCGATGTTGGATCCATCCCGTACGTCAGTGGTAACAACAATGAGACTCCGGCCGGTGAACCGATACCGGGCAATGCTCCAATAATGGTACCGGCAACGACGCCGATGGCGGCAAACAAAAGGTGAGACGGCGCAAGGGCTACGGCAAACCCGTGTCCGAGACGCTGTAACACAGTGGCGAGGTCCACGAGACGCACCTCCCCAGAGGGTCCCTAAAACCCTAACGGACCTTGCGGGAACGGCATCGCCAACAAGACCACAAACACAAGGTACAAGGCAGCGGGCCCTAAGACGGCGTAAAGAACACTCTTACCCCAGCCCAGTCCTGCGATATACCGGCAACCGACCAAAAGGAAGAGAGCTGCCGCGGAGAGCCACCCTAGAGGTGTAATCAACAGAAGATGACCGACGATCGCAAGACAGAGGACTATGAACTCCATCGGAAACGGCGTACGCCCGTTGCCGTCATGGGGCACACCCGGCGCCACGACGGTGGGTGCGTGATCGCCGTCGGCAGCCGGTACCACGTTGTGGGCTTGCTCTTGCACGAGCAAATTGCCTTGCCCACCGCCATCCGCATTCCCCTGGTGCCGCAACTCCACCAATTGCAACGCACTCAGGACGAACAGGGCGAATCCCAGCCACACCGGAAGGAACCCCGGTCCGGGACCGTATTGGGACCAATATGGCAACCGGACGGCAAGGTAAACTGCAACTACACCGACCAAGCCCAACATTGCCGTACACAGGCGTTCCGCAGTCCTCATGCCCGGCTCACCGTCCATTTCCCCGTCACGCCCTCATTCTTGAATAAGCCCAAGGTCGCGCATGAGTTCGCGATAGAGGCCGTCCATTTCATCCAGCCAGGATCTGAATTCGGCCGGGCCCAAATAGGCGGAACGCTGCATGTTGGCATCCACGTACTCTGTCTGCCACCTGTCTGACTCCGATAGTCGCTTAAAGACGTCGGCCCAGAACTCAACCACCGCCGGGTCCATGTTGGGGGGGCCAGCTACACCACGAAACTGCTCAAATACGACGTCGATTCCACTCTCTTTTAGCGTTGGAACGTCGGGCAACCCACTGAGTCGCTGTTCGCCCGCAACTGCCAGCGCCCGGATTTGACCAGATTCAATCAGAGAGATAACTTCCGTCGGATTTGCCGTGGCCACATCCACTTGTTTCCCCAACAACGCCGTGTTGACCTCGCCACCGCTTTGGAAGCTGATATAGTTGAACTTGGTTCCGGTCGCCTTTTCGAAGAGTGCAAGCAACAAACTGTCTGGAGCACCGATACCCGTTCCCGCGAAGTTAATTTGTCCGGGACGTTCTTTCGCGGCCTTGACCAGGTCCTGTATCGTCTTGTACGGGGAGTCAGCATGAACAATTATCAAGAATTGGTCCATTGACAACCGTGCAATCGGCGTAAGATTCTTGTAGCTTATTTCACTGCCGCTCTGGATTGGACCAGCGATGACGTCGTTTACCATGGTCATAAGTGTGTAGTTATCACCCTTCTTCCCGGCCACGTATGCCATGCCCGTGGCCCCACTACCGCCCGGACGGTTGATGACATTGATGGTGCCGCGAACGAGCCCCTCGGCTCTTATCATCTCGGCTATGGTACGAGCAAAGATGTCTGAACCGCCAC
Proteins encoded in this window:
- a CDS encoding tripartite tricarboxylate transporter TctB family protein — protein: MDGEPGMRTAERLCTAMLGLVGVVAVYLAVRLPYWSQYGPGPGFLPVWLGFALFVLSALQLVELRHQGNADGGGQGNLLVQEQAHNVVPAADGDHAPTVVAPGVPHDGNGRTPFPMEFIVLCLAIVGHLLLITPLGWLSAAALFLLVGCRYIAGLGWGKSVLYAVLGPAALYLVFVVLLAMPFPQGPLGF
- a CDS encoding Bug family tripartite tricarboxylate transporter substrate binding protein; translation: MFLRRIRRPERGRLGAVVSLFFTALVVIMATACGKTGPVSGTPAESQQPTGLPPGYPSRPVEFVVPFNPGGGSDIFARTIAEMIRAEGLVRGTINVINRPGGSGATGMAYVAGKKGDNYTLMTMVNDVIAGPIQSGSEISYKNLTPIARLSMDQFLIIVHADSPYKTIQDLVKAAKERPGQINFAGTGIGAPDSLLLALFEKATGTKFNYISFQSGGEVNTALLGKQVDVATANPTEVISLIESGQIRALAVAGEQRLSGLPDVPTLKESGIDVVFEQFRGVAGPPNMDPAVVEFWADVFKRLSESDRWQTEYVDANMQRSAYLGPAEFRSWLDEMDGLYRELMRDLGLIQE
- a CDS encoding tripartite tricarboxylate transporter permease, with protein sequence MDLATVLQRLGHGFAVALAPSHLLFAAIGVVAGTIIGALPGIGSPAGVSLLLPLTYGMDPTSAIIMLAGIYYGCMYGGTISSVLINTPGDSATVVTTLDGYQMALKGRAGKALGIAAIGSFVAGTFGVIMLTLLSLPLTRVGLSFGPPEYFALILLGFTAVAAVTDVSPLKGLAMVVLGLLLSTVGIDIQSGLPRFTFGQASLLDGIEFLPVAIGLFGLGEVLMGLSDSRNRALIPADLSWRNVLPNAVEWVRSRWAIVRGTLVGFFVGLLPGAGATLASFMAYGLERRVSRHPEEFGKGAIEGVAAPESANNAASVAAMIPLLTLGIPSSGTTAILLGGFLLWGLRPGPLLLAEHPDFAWGLIASMYLGNVLLVVLNLFAIPLFASVLRVPYRILSLFVVLFCFVGAYALKNDLQDVYIMTLFGLVGYGLRRLGYPLPGLVLGLVLGPLFENNLRQSLTMAHGDWAIFFTRPISGVLMILALLALGWPILSAMVRYARRTWLAQEGTGNWKPVSSGDQ